The stretch of DNA cgccgaccctaaactttttttttccaaactccaaaattttttttttttttggtggtaaaggacagggtgagaaaatgaacaacaaaaacgtgtgaaaacgaaagtccgctgacgatttgtaaatgtgttgagtgtcttgtctctatgtatagtgaatccagtctctttgcgcgatttttaaagttagttttattggtctacatttggggtaaaaaaaataaaaaaaataaaaatcccgacctaccgaccctattttttttagccatgttaccagaaacagacaatttttttttggcctatggcCAAAATCAGGCCATTGATTACCATGCTCAATGAGAGATGCCTCATgtacttaaaaaaaatcatgaagCAACAACATTTGAGTATCGACGAGAGCATGATCCCATACTATGGGGGACACGGTGCAAAGCAATTCATTAGAGGGAAGCCTATACGCTTCGGATACAAGACGTGGGTGCTGGCCACACCCCTTGGGTACTGTGTCCAGTTTGAACCCTACCAAGGAGCAAATGGCAGGCAAGCTAATGCAGATGAGTATCCAGGCATTGGAATGGGTGGAGCCGTGGTGGTTGACCTCATCTCTGAGCTGGAGGAAGAGGAGCCGGAAGATTGTTACCATCTGACCTTTGATAACCTGTTTACAAGTCTGAAGCTTATTGACGTCCTCACGAGCAAGAAGATTGGATGTACAGGAACGGTTCGTGCCAACAGGACCGAGCAGTGCCCACTGAAGTCAATCAATGAAATGAAGAATACCAAGAGAGGCACTTACGACTTTCAACAGGCCGAAAACACAGGAGTGATAGTGGTTCGATGGAACGATAACAACATCGTCAACGCTGTCTCCAATACAGCAGGAGTCAACCCTCTGCAGTCAGCCTCCCGGTGCTCCAAGGCAGAGAAAAAACCGAGTCAAGATCTCGCAGCCCTTCCTGATCAAACACTATAACAAGACAATGGGCGGGTGCGACAGAATGGACCAGAACATTGCCAAATACCGAGTCTCCATACGATCCAAGAAATGGTGGTGGGCCATTTTCAGCTTCTGTCTTGACCTGTGTGTGCAGCAAACATGGCACATGTACAGGGCAACACCTGCCTCAGAGTACATTCCCATGGATCTTGTGGCAGTTCAGCGTGCCATCGCGGACATCTACCTCAAGAGGTCACACGCTGCTGCCCGCCTGGAGCTCCCTAACCATCCTGTCGGACGTGTGGCAAAGCTGGACAGAAGAATTCCACCAGCAATCAGATGTGATGGGTTGGATCACCTGGTGGAGCACATCTCCAAGCAGAGAAGATGCGCACAATGTGGCAAAAAGGTCAAACAAATCTGCCTGAAGTGCAATGTCCCTCTGCACCGAAAGTACTGTTTTGTGGCATTTCATACTCCTGTGTAATCGGTAACTGACCACTTGACCACTCACAATGAAAGTGAAAAGCTCTGACGAGCTGTACAAAAATCGTTGAAAGCAATTTTGTTTGCACAGATTATTCACTTTGGCAGGGTAACAGGAGAGTGACTTGCACCATgttcagaggttgtttttttttgtttgttttgtttatttttttaaaataatggaCAGTTAATCCGTTACTTTGTATTGTTTATAAACCGAAAGTTAAAATTTTTTTTGAAAACAAGTGTTTGTGTTAATAAATTTCATTGAAAACTTTTAGAAACTTGTTCCTTTCACTATTGTATATGTTTGATAAACCTCTACCCTCTCGATCCTAGCGTCCTTTTTAAAGGACGCTTGAAAAAAATGCTGTAGAcacaagaaaaagtaaaaaaatcagaaaagaaATACATATTGTGTCTTAGAATTTTATTTGCTATtaaaaaacgcaaaaaaaacccaaaaaaaaaatctcggCAAAAAGGGGTTAAGATCTGGACTCATTGCCGGCCATGGGAGTGTTGTTACAGCGTTGTTCTGGAGGTAGTCCACTACTGCCCTGGATCGATGAGGCCTGGCGTTATCATCCATGTACACGGGTCTTGTGGCAAGTGGGTGGTTGTCAAAATGAGTAACGACAACAGGTTCCAGGACATGTCGCATATACTGATCACCCGTGAGGTTGCCACGTACGGTGACAAGGTCTAGCTTGCAGTCATGGGAAATGCAACCCCAAACCATGACTGACCCGCCACCGAATGGAACAGTTTGTCTGATGTTCCTGGGTGTATAGGCCGTGTTCCTGTGCCTCCATACCCTCAGTCGGCCGTCAGTGACATGGAGAAGGAATCTGCTTTCGTCCGACCAGTGGATCCTCCTCCACGTTCTCAGGTTCCATCTTTGCCGTGCCAGACACCATGCCAAGCGTCTTCTCTTGTGGTCATCTGTCAGTCGGGGACGCTTAATGGCTCTTCGGGCTGCCATTCCTGCAGCTTTCAAGCGGTTTCGTACGGTCCTGGTTGACAGATGTCGATTTGGAAGCCATGCTCATTTCAGGACGGTACTCGTTGAAAATGGCTCACGCCGAATTATTCGGAGAAAAGCTCGGTCTTCACGTTCTGACGTCACACGGGGTCGCCCTGACTGTGGACGGTCCTTCACAGCACCAGTCTGACGATGTTTGCGTACCAAACGGCTGATGACTGTGTAGTGGTAGCCAAGTTGACGACCAATCGCTTTGAAGGatgctcctgtagcatgcattcCTATAATCTGCCATCGGATCGCCTCTGATAATCGTCTTCTCGCCATGTTCACAGAGAATGTTTGCAAATTGTCGTCGCCCAGTGTTAAATACAGAAATTTGCAGCGTGAGCATACtgccttttttaacattcatggGTTGCATGCTGCACGTGCTTCTCACAGGCAGTGGCGACACAATCTTGACGCGTCAACTTCCCAACCTTATTATGGAAACCCATGTATGTCATTACGAAGAACAAAAATGGTAAAACAAATTTGACTCAATTATTATCACAAATTCATTCGGGGggtgcttggcttttttctttgtgtatatatgaaaatgtaatgatcccagaatttagttgatcAAGTGACTacagactttttgaaagaaaagccattttgaaatactgaaaagtcaatcaatcaatcaatcaaagtacaagaaaagagagaacaaaaagaaataataatcagagggagggatatggaacagccaaaactgagacaaatacttttgtaatttctttaatcaatc from Littorina saxatilis isolate snail1 linkage group LG13, US_GU_Lsax_2.0, whole genome shotgun sequence encodes:
- the LOC138946179 gene encoding piggyBac transposable element-derived protein 3-like — translated: MKQQHLSIDESMIPYYGGHGAKQFIRGKPIRFGYKTWVLATPLGYCVQFEPYQGANGRQANADEYPGIGMGGAVVVDLISELEEEEPEDCYHLTFDNLFTSLKLIDVLTSKKIGCTGTVRANRTEQCPLKSINEMKNTKRGTYDFQQAENTGVIVVRWNDNNIVNAVSNTAGVNPLQSASRCSKAEKKPSQDLAALPDQTL
- the LOC138946180 gene encoding piggyBac transposable element-derived protein 3-like, which produces MDQNIAKYRVSIRSKKWWWAIFSFCLDLCVQQTWHMYRATPASEYIPMDLVAVQRAIADIYLKRSHAAARLELPNHPVGRVAKLDRRIPPAIRCDGLDHLVEHISKQRRCAQCGKKVKQICLKCNVPLHRKYCFVAFHTPV